The following are encoded together in the Periplaneta americana isolate PAMFEO1 chromosome 5, P.americana_PAMFEO1_priV1, whole genome shotgun sequence genome:
- the LOC138700407 gene encoding uncharacterized protein: MSPKFQRLKPSKPTRNLKLTSPKSLCRRSKYDAAKLQRKSSEGDTTKSLGSSSKSNISKQSSTSYKSASKPVISISRPSISSKSDYAEPLVGKSNIDCNKPSAKSQSSSKSDCVKPPVSSTQPDCVKTSASSCKRKCGRGPKAKCPRPSRSRKNEKHNAFILPSTSSKSDLSKPSVTICEPDCSSLKSNTLTHKYPKLPNKRFNRRRPSRSVQRNKSDAQKSPISSCQPDSKSRISSSKSDCVKSPVSQFKSECVKPLVSSSKSDCTKPATSRSKVDCAKSPGHNPKSDCAKPSVGSSKSDYVKPLVSSSKSDCTKPATGSSKVDCAKSPASISKSECTKPTTSTSKIDCAKPTANDPKSHYAKSTAGSSKSDCTKSETNKSQSYCAKPSSNSSKSISVSTHKSDTYKPLEYKKQSQCMYAIPKNYKPIGITSKEPQVDTSSTSTNENVSSYKMSSCSEPPDTKSCESDNKKSLSSSVITSKEPRSDVCPTSRKKSK, encoded by the coding sequence ATGTCTCCAAAATTCCAACGCCTTAAACCTTCAAAACCCACAAGAAACTTAAAACTGACATCTCCCAAATCACTATGCAGACGCTCGAAATATGATGCTGCCAAATTACAAAGGAAAAGCTCTGAAGGTGACACCACTAAATCATTAGGCAGTAGCTCTAAATCCAATATTTCAAAACAATCAAGCACAAGCTATAAATCTGCCTCTAAACCAGTAATCAGTATATCTCGACCATCTATCAGCTCAAAATCTGACTATGCTGAACCACTTGTTGGAAAATCCAATATTGACTGTAACAAACCAAGTGCTAAATCACAAAGCAGCTCTAAATCTGACTGTGTTAAACCACCAGTCAGCAGCACTCAACCCGATTGTGTCAAGACATCTGCTAGCAGCTGCAAACGAAAATGTGGAAGAGGTCCAAAAGCAAAGTGTCCCAGACCTTCACGGTCTAGAAAAAATGAGAAACATAATGCCTTTATTCTGCCAAGCACTAGCTCAAAATCTGACCTTTCTAAACCTTCTGTCACCATATGTGAGCCTGATTGTTCCTCGCTAAAAAGTAATACCTTGACACATAAATATCCCAAACTGCCAAACAAAAGATTCAACCGTCGAAGACCTTCAAGGTCTGTACAACGAAACAAATCTGATGCTCAGAAATCACCAATTAGTAGCTGTCAACCTGATAGCAAATCACGAATCAGCAGTTCCAAATCTGACTGTGTCAAATCACCTGTTAGCCAATTTAAATCTGAGTGTGTCAAACCATTGGTTAGCAGCTCCAAATCTGATTGCACTAAGCCAGCAACCAGCAGATCAAAAGTTGATTGTGCCAAATCTCCAGGACATAACCCAAAATCTGATTGTGCCAAGCCATCAGTTGGCAGTTCCAAATCTGACTATGTCAAACCACTCGTTAGCAGCTCCAAATCTGATTGCACTAAGCCAGCAACTGGAAGCTCAAAAGTTGATTGTGCCAAATCTCCAGCAAGTATCTCCAAATCTGAATGCACTAAGCCAACAACTAGCACTTCAAAAATTGACTGTGCGAAACCTACAGCAAATGACCCCAAATCTCATTATGCCAAGTCAACAGCTGGTAGTTCCAAATCTGATTGTACTAAGTCAGAAACCAACAAATCTCAATCATATTGTGCTAAACCATCAAGCAATAGCTCTAAGTCCATTTCTGTCTCCACTCATAAATCTGATACATATAAGCCATTGGAATATAAAAAACAATCTCAATGCATGTATGCTATACCCAAGAACTATAAGCCTATTGGTATAACTTCTAAGGAACCACAAGTTGATACCAGTTCTACATCCACAAACGAAAATGTATCATCTTATAAGATGTCTTCTTGTTCAGAACCACCAGATACCAAAAGCTGCGAATCAGATAATAAAAAGTCATTATCTTCCAGTGTAATTACATCCAAGGAACCACGTTCTGATGTCTGTCCCACGTCCAGAAAGAAAAGTAAGTGA
- the LOC138699552 gene encoding thioredoxin domain-containing protein 12-like — translation MLLISHYNFILGSVLVTIITANTHNLGRGFGEQYNWFGLEDGLREARNSNKPLMLIIHKTWCGSCKAFKPVFAASKEIKDLSSDFVMVNVQDDEEPKDEQYSPDGGYIPRILFIEPDGNVRKEFYNEDGNPSYKYYYPNAESVVASMKRVKKALSSQSRVEEEL, via the exons atgttgttaatatctcattataattttatattaggaAGTGTTTTAGTGACAATTATAACAGCGAATACACATAATTTAGGAAGag GTTTTGGAGAACAGTACAACTGGTTTGGTTTGGAAGATGGCTTAAGAGAAGCAAGAAATAGTAACAAACCTCTAATGCTTATTATTCACAAAACATGGTGTGGATCTTGTAAAG CCTTCAAGCCGGTGTTTGCTGCTTCGAAAGAGATAAAAGATTTGAGCTCAGACTTTGTCATGGTGAATGTTCAAGATGACGAGGAACCTAAAGATGAGCAATATTCTCCAGATGGGGGATACATCCCAAGGATACTTTTTATCG AACCTGACGGAAATGTGaggaaggaattttacaatgaagACGGAAATCCATCATACAAATACTACTATCCAAATGCAGAGAGTGTAGTTGCCTCTATGAAAAGAGTGAAGAAGGCGTTGAGTTCTCAAAGTAGAGTGGAAGAAGAGCTTTGA